In the Deferribacter desulfuricans SSM1 genome, ACCAGAAAACGCTGTTAAAGCTGCTCAACAGCTTGGCGGCGACTTAGATGTATGGGTAGTTAAAGCGCAGATTCATGCTGGTGGTAGAGGTAAGGCAGGTGGTGTAAAACTTGCAAGATCTACCGAAGAAGTTGGTCTGATTGCTAAGCAGATGCTGGGTAGCAAACTTGTAACCCATCAGACAGGCCCAGAAGGTAAAGTTGTTCACAGAATCTATATTGAAGAAGGTGTAAATATTGAAAAAGAGTTCTATTTAGGGATGGTATTAGATAGGTCTTTGGAAATGCCTGTTATGATGGCTTCCTCTGAAGGTGGTGTTGAAATTGAAGAGGTAGCAGCAAGAAGTCCAGAAAAAATTATAAAAGTTGCTATAAATCCAACAATTGGGTTCCAAGGTTTTCATGGTAGGAAACTTGCTTTTGGACTTGGTTTACCAAGAGAATTGGTAAATAAATTCATTAGCTTTGCTCAGGCGATATACAACGTATATATGGATTATGATGCAAACTTGATAGAGATAAACCCACTTGTATTGACAAAAGAGGGTAAATTCATAGCTCTTGATGCTAAAATGAGTTTTGATGATAATGCTCTTTATAGACAGCCTGAAATATTGGCAATGAGAGACTTGACAGAGGAAGAACCAACAGAAATTGAAGCCGCTAAGTATGGACTTAGTTATGTAAAATTGGATGGTAATGTTGGATGTATGGTAAACGGTGCTGGTCTTGCTATGGCTACAATGGATATTATTAAACATGAAGGTGGAAGACCTGCAAACTTTTTAGATGTTGGTGGTGGAGCAAGCGCTGAAACTGTTGCTAAAGGGTTTGAGATTATATTGAGAGATCCAAATGTAAAATCAATCTTTGTAAATATATTTGGTGGTATTGTTCGCTGTGATAGAGTTGCAAACGGTATAATCGAAGCAACAAAAGCTACCCAGGTAAATGTACCTGTTGTTGTAAGATTAGATGGTACAAATGCTGAAGAAGCAGCAGAAATATTAAATAATTCTGGTATTAAACAGCTTATAGCTGCAACAGACTTAAAAGATGGTGCAAGAAAAGCTGTTGAGGCAGCAGAAAGGGGGTTGGCATGAGCATATTAGTAAATAAAGATACAAAAGTTATAGTTCAGGGGATTACTGGTAGAGAGGGTTCTTTCCACGCTGAGCAATGTATGGCATATGGTACAAAGATAGTAGGTGGTGTTACTCCTGGGAAAGGTGGTACAGAGCATCTTGGAGTACCTGTTTTCAATACAGTAGAAGAAGCTGTAAAAACAACTGGAGCAACTGTATCTTTGGTGTTTGTTCCACCTGCATTTGTTGCAGATGCAATTATGGAAGCAGCTGATGCTGGTATAGAGTTGATAGTTGCAATTACAGAAGGAACACCAGTGAAAGATATGATGTATGCTAAGGAATATCTCAAACATAGAAAAGTTAAAATGATTGGTCCAAACTGTCCAGGTATTATTACCCCTGAAGAGTGTAAGATTGGCATTATGCCAGGTTTTATTTTCAAAAAAGGGCCAGTTGGTCTAATTTCAAAATCAGGTACCCTTACATATGAAGCTAGTAATCAAATTGTTAAGCAGGGATTGGGGATTTCTACCGCTGTTGGTATTGGTGGTGATCCAATCATTGGGTTGAGTTACAAAGAGTTATTGCAAATGTTTGAAGAAGACCCTGAAACAAAAGCGATTGTAATGATTGGTGAAATTGGTGGTGATTTGGAGATTCAAGCAGCTGAATACATAAAAGAGAATATTTCAAAGCCTGTTGTAGCATTTATTGCTGGTCAGACTGCTCCAAAAGGTAAAAGAATGGGTCACGCTGGTGCTATTGTATCTGGTAGTAAGGGTACAGCAAAAGAAAAAATGGATGCATTGAGTGCTGCTGGAGTTCATGTTGTAGTGAGCCCAGCAGAAATAGGTGAAACTGTTGCAAAAGTTTTAAGTAATTAGAACAAGGAGAGGTAAATGGCAAAGGCTGAGAGAATAGAAATCAATACAAAATGGTGTAAAGGTTGTGAAATTTGCGTTGAGCTTTGTCCTACTGGATGCTTAGAAATGAGAGATTTTAAAGTTGCAGTTAAAGATTTGGACAAGTGTATAGCTTGTATGCAATGTGAATTAAGATGTCCTGATTTTGCAATCGTTGTATATAAGAAAGAAGAATAACTTAGGAGGCTTTAAAAGTGGCTAAAAATGTTCAATTTATGATGGGTAATCATGCTGTAGCTGAAGGTGCTTTATATGCTGGTTGCCGTTTTTATGGTGGATACCCAATTACACCTTCAACAGAGATAGCTGAAAGGATGGCTGAAAGATTGCCACAAGTAGGTGGTAGATTTATACAAATGGAAGATGAAATCGCTGCTATGGCATCAGTAATTGGTGCATCACTTGCTGGTGCTAAAGCTTTAACTGCTACAAGTGGTCCTGGTTTTTCACTAAAGCAAGAAAACTTAGGTTTTGCAAGTTTATGTGAAATACCAGTTGTTATTGTAGATGTTATGAGAGGTGGTCCTTCTACTGGTATGCCTACAGGTCCTAGCCAGTCTGACATTATGCAAGCTAAATGGGGAACACATGGTGATCATCCAATTATAGCTGTTACACCAGCTTCTGTTCAAGAACAGTTTAATGAAACAGTTAGAGCTTTTAATTTGGCAGAAAAATATAGATGTCCAGTTGTGGTATTGACTGACGCTATTATTGGCCAAATGATGGAATCTCTTGTGATTCCTGAGCCAGGTGAATTGGAAGTAATAGATAGAATTAAAGATCCAGGTGTTCCACCTGAAGAGTATTTACCATATGATATGGAAAAAGATATTAATCCAATGCCACCTTTTGGTGCTGGATACAGATGGCATGTAACTGGTTTACATCATGATGAAACAGGATTCCCTACAAATGACCCTGTTCTTCATACAAAAAATACTGTTAGAATTATTGAGAAAATTAATAAAAATTATGATGATATTGTAAAAGTTGAAGAATTTTATACTGATGATGCTGATATACTTGTTTTTGCAATTGGTGTTAATGCAAGATCAGCTAAGGCAGCTGTTTTAGAAGCAAGAGAAAAAGGTATAAAAGCTGGTTTGCTTAGACCACTTACTATTTGGCCTTTCCCTGATAAGCACTTAGATAAAATTATTTCTGCTAACAATATTAAAGGGATTGTTGTTCCAGAAATGAACCTTGGTCAGATGACTCTTGAGGTTGAAAGAGTTGCTAAAGGTCGTTGCGAAGTAGAGGGCTTGTATAGTTTAATGCTTGATCCAATATTGCCTTCTGAGATCTTAGAGAAAATTAGGAGGTTTGCTTAAATGGCTTACGATTACAGTAGATACTTAAGAAATGAAAAACTTCCTCATATATGGTGTCCTGGCTGTACTTATGGTATAGTTTTAAAGTCTTTTATCAGGGCAATTGATGGTTTAGGCTGGGATAAAAATGATATAGTTGTAGCATCTGGTATTGGATGCTGTAGTAGGTTACCAGGTTACGTAGATTTTAACACATTACATACCACTCATGGTAGGTCTATTGCTTTTGCAACAGGTGTTAAAATCGCTAATCCTGATTTGAAAGTTATTGCACTTGGTGGCGATGGTGACATGACTGCTATCGGTGGTAACCATTTTATCCATGCTTGCCGTAGAAATATTGATATTACTGTTTTGGTATTTAACAACAATATTTATGGTATGACAGGTGCTCAGTATTCTCCTACAACTCCTAAGGGTGCTTGGGCCACAACAGCTCCTTATGGAATGCCAGAAAACAATTTTGATGTGGTTAATCTTGCAATTGGAGCTGGTGCTACTTTTGTTGCAAGGACAACAGCTTATCATACAACTCATTGTGAAAAAATGATTAAAGAAGCTTTACAACATAAGGGTTTGAGTGTAGTAGAAATAATTAATGCTTGTCCAACTGGTTTTGGTAGAAAGAACAAGTTTAAAACTCCTACTTCTATGCTTTTGTGGATGAAAGACAAAGCTGTTCAAAAGGCAAAAGCTGATAGAATGAGTTCAGAAGAGTTGGCTGATAAATTTGTAATTGGTGTGTTACACAAAGAGGAAAAACCTGAATTTATAGAATCATATGATTCTACTGTTGGATTAAAAAAAGGAGAGTAACAATGGCAAGGATAGATGTTAGATTAAGCGGATCTGGTGGACAGGGTATGATTACTTCTGGTGCAATCCTTGGGATTGCAGCAGTTTACGATGGTAAAAATGCTGTGCAAACAAAGTCTTATGGTCCAGAGGCAAGAGGTGGTGCAGCAAGATCTGAAGTAGTTATAAGTGATGAGGAAATCACTTATGTAAAAGTTATTGATGCAGATATATTAGTTGCATTGACACAAGAAGCTGCTGATAAGTTTTCAGATGCAGTAAAGGATGGAGGAATTGTTATCGTTGATAGTTTGATGGTAAAGAATCCACCAAGTGGTAATTTTAAACTTTACTCATTACCTATCATTAAAACTGCTGCTGAGAAAGTAGGTAAATCTCTTGTTGCCAACATTGTTACATTAGGCGTTTTAAATGAAATTGCTAAAATAGTATCTTTTGAATCACTAGAAAAAGCAGTATTGAGTAAGGTACCTAAAGGTACTGAAGAACTAAACAAAAATGCTCTTGCAGCTGGTAGAGAGATTGCAAAAGAAGTTTTATAAATAGGATAGGGAGTTTTCTCCCTATCTTTCTTTATTTTATTAAGGGGACACATATGGATATAAAAAACACAAAAGAATATAAAAAATGTGTGTTTTTAGCCTCAAAAAGAGCGATGCTTGAAAACGAACTTTTATTAAGAGAGTTTGTAAAAGATTTTGTACCATTACATTATGACTTAGAAACAATAAATGAGTTTAATATTTTTTTAGAAAAAATTTTTGATAATGATTTGTTTGATATTATTTTTGGTATTAAACCTTATAGTTTCTATTCTGACAAATATCCTGAAAGGTTTTTAAAAGATATTCAGGAGTTTGCTTTTGAGAAAAATAGAATTTCTGAGATACGCAACAAAGGTAAAAACCAATAATTGATTATCTATTCTTGATTGATTCATAAGTAAATAGTATTACTGCTAACCATATTATCAGAAAACTTAAAAAATAC is a window encoding:
- a CDS encoding 2-oxoacid:acceptor oxidoreductase family protein, translated to MARIDVRLSGSGGQGMITSGAILGIAAVYDGKNAVQTKSYGPEARGGAARSEVVISDEEITYVKVIDADILVALTQEAADKFSDAVKDGGIVIVDSLMVKNPPSGNFKLYSLPIIKTAAEKVGKSLVANIVTLGVLNEIAKIVSFESLEKAVLSKVPKGTEELNKNALAAGREIAKEVL
- a CDS encoding succinate dehydrogenase assembly factor 2, with protein sequence MDIKNTKEYKKCVFLASKRAMLENELLLREFVKDFVPLHYDLETINEFNIFLEKIFDNDLFDIIFGIKPYSFYSDKYPERFLKDIQEFAFEKNRISEIRNKGKNQ
- the sucC gene encoding ADP-forming succinate--CoA ligase subunit beta; amino-acid sequence: MNIHEHQAKEIFRKYGVPTPRGFVAFKPENAVKAAQQLGGDLDVWVVKAQIHAGGRGKAGGVKLARSTEEVGLIAKQMLGSKLVTHQTGPEGKVVHRIYIEEGVNIEKEFYLGMVLDRSLEMPVMMASSEGGVEIEEVAARSPEKIIKVAINPTIGFQGFHGRKLAFGLGLPRELVNKFISFAQAIYNVYMDYDANLIEINPLVLTKEGKFIALDAKMSFDDNALYRQPEILAMRDLTEEEPTEIEAAKYGLSYVKLDGNVGCMVNGAGLAMATMDIIKHEGGRPANFLDVGGGASAETVAKGFEIILRDPNVKSIFVNIFGGIVRCDRVANGIIEATKATQVNVPVVVRLDGTNAEEAAEILNNSGIKQLIAATDLKDGARKAVEAAERGLA
- a CDS encoding 2-oxoacid:ferredoxin oxidoreductase subunit beta produces the protein MAYDYSRYLRNEKLPHIWCPGCTYGIVLKSFIRAIDGLGWDKNDIVVASGIGCCSRLPGYVDFNTLHTTHGRSIAFATGVKIANPDLKVIALGGDGDMTAIGGNHFIHACRRNIDITVLVFNNNIYGMTGAQYSPTTPKGAWATTAPYGMPENNFDVVNLAIGAGATFVARTTAYHTTHCEKMIKEALQHKGLSVVEIINACPTGFGRKNKFKTPTSMLLWMKDKAVQKAKADRMSSEELADKFVIGVLHKEEKPEFIESYDSTVGLKKGE
- a CDS encoding 2-oxoacid:acceptor oxidoreductase subunit alpha yields the protein MAKNVQFMMGNHAVAEGALYAGCRFYGGYPITPSTEIAERMAERLPQVGGRFIQMEDEIAAMASVIGASLAGAKALTATSGPGFSLKQENLGFASLCEIPVVIVDVMRGGPSTGMPTGPSQSDIMQAKWGTHGDHPIIAVTPASVQEQFNETVRAFNLAEKYRCPVVVLTDAIIGQMMESLVIPEPGELEVIDRIKDPGVPPEEYLPYDMEKDINPMPPFGAGYRWHVTGLHHDETGFPTNDPVLHTKNTVRIIEKINKNYDDIVKVEEFYTDDADILVFAIGVNARSAKAAVLEAREKGIKAGLLRPLTIWPFPDKHLDKIISANNIKGIVVPEMNLGQMTLEVERVAKGRCEVEGLYSLMLDPILPSEILEKIRRFA
- the sucD gene encoding succinate--CoA ligase subunit alpha, which translates into the protein MSILVNKDTKVIVQGITGREGSFHAEQCMAYGTKIVGGVTPGKGGTEHLGVPVFNTVEEAVKTTGATVSLVFVPPAFVADAIMEAADAGIELIVAITEGTPVKDMMYAKEYLKHRKVKMIGPNCPGIITPEECKIGIMPGFIFKKGPVGLISKSGTLTYEASNQIVKQGLGISTAVGIGGDPIIGLSYKELLQMFEEDPETKAIVMIGEIGGDLEIQAAEYIKENISKPVVAFIAGQTAPKGKRMGHAGAIVSGSKGTAKEKMDALSAAGVHVVVSPAEIGETVAKVLSN
- a CDS encoding 4Fe-4S binding protein; this translates as MAKAERIEINTKWCKGCEICVELCPTGCLEMRDFKVAVKDLDKCIACMQCELRCPDFAIVVYKKEE